One Drosophila santomea strain STO CAGO 1482 chromosome X, Prin_Dsan_1.1, whole genome shotgun sequence DNA segment encodes these proteins:
- the LOC120456690 gene encoding uncharacterized protein LOC120456690 isoform X2, with product MVQGCTSSERASTDDLIIVSETATLPTTPVSPNSPIPDSPTSETATASTRAMTSPNVITTVVIQDLHNFVSPEDLPKVPSVPAAQDTEVVLNSSAGTTASIATTSSPLANHKPGSSPPASHSQQTTPQKSRYKNHNNNQEDINSIESISSFPRFQGNAIDFDWIDEMVQQRNCNELMHKNKRKKSKKVEGLDADQLDAKSFGYDNDKAKLKCKEADDNDEKVVKCLYYSLMCCDCTIS from the exons ATGGTTCAAGGATGTACAAGCAGCGAGAGAGCGTCCACTGATGACTTGATCATCGTTTCGGAGACTGCCACATTGCCAACCACGCCTGTGAGTCCCAACTCACCGATCCCAGATAGTCCTACTTCCGAGACTGCAACAGCATCCACCCGAGCCATGACTTCGCCCAACGTGATTACCACCGTTGTAATACAGGACTTG CACAACTTTGTAAGCCCTGAGGACTTGCCCAAAGTGCCAAGTGTGCCGGCAGCACAGGACACAGAAGTGGTGCTAAATAGCTCTGCGGGAACCACAGCATCGATAGCAACCACTTCTTCGCCACTGGCCAACCATAAGCCGGGCTCGTCGCCGCCCGCATCCCATTCCCAGCAAACTACGCCACAGAAAAGTAGATATAAGaaccacaacaacaatcag GAGGATATCAATTCGATTGAAAGCATTTCGAGTTTCCCAAGGTTTCAGGGTAACGCCATTGACTTCGATTGGATCGACGAGATGGTGCAACAGCGAAACTGCAACGAACTGATGCATAAGAATAAGCGAAAGAAGTCTAAGAAGGTGGAGGGCCTGGACGCCGACCAATTGGATGCCAAATCCTTTGGCTACGACAATGACAAGGCTAAATTGAAATGCAAGGAAGCCGACGACAACGATGAGAAAGTCGTTAAATGTTTGTACTACTCACTGATGTGCTGCGACTGTACTATATCTTAA
- the LOC120456690 gene encoding uncharacterized protein LOC120456690 isoform X1 → MASNSTKKSKSSGMRILWIPGRKSHSKGRFNTTNKQISYSGPQKNSEVWSLGGSKAQAELIDLPSPDLSGNSPSSSLSIVATCSMVQGCTSSERASTDDLIIVSETATLPTTPVSPNSPIPDSPTSETATASTRAMTSPNVITTVVIQDLHNFVSPEDLPKVPSVPAAQDTEVVLNSSAGTTASIATTSSPLANHKPGSSPPASHSQQTTPQKSRYKNHNNNQEDINSIESISSFPRFQGNAIDFDWIDEMVQQRNCNELMHKNKRKKSKKVEGLDADQLDAKSFGYDNDKAKLKCKEADDNDEKVVKCLYYSLMCCDCTIS, encoded by the exons ATGGCTTCCAATTCAACGAAGAAAAGCAAGTCCAGCGGTATGCGCATATTGTGGATACCGGGTCGAAAGTCCCATTCCAAGGGTCGGTTTAATACCACCAACAAGCAGATCTCGTACTCGGGTCCTCAGAAAAATAGCGAAGTATGGTCCTTGGGCGGCAGCAAGGCTCAGGCCGAGTTAATTGACCT TCCCTCCCCCGATTTGTCTGGCAACTCACCATCATCGTCGCTGAGCATTGTGGCCACCTGCTCGATGGTTCAAGGATGTACAAGCAGCGAGAGAGCGTCCACTGATGACTTGATCATCGTTTCGGAGACTGCCACATTGCCAACCACGCCTGTGAGTCCCAACTCACCGATCCCAGATAGTCCTACTTCCGAGACTGCAACAGCATCCACCCGAGCCATGACTTCGCCCAACGTGATTACCACCGTTGTAATACAGGACTTG CACAACTTTGTAAGCCCTGAGGACTTGCCCAAAGTGCCAAGTGTGCCGGCAGCACAGGACACAGAAGTGGTGCTAAATAGCTCTGCGGGAACCACAGCATCGATAGCAACCACTTCTTCGCCACTGGCCAACCATAAGCCGGGCTCGTCGCCGCCCGCATCCCATTCCCAGCAAACTACGCCACAGAAAAGTAGATATAAGaaccacaacaacaatcag GAGGATATCAATTCGATTGAAAGCATTTCGAGTTTCCCAAGGTTTCAGGGTAACGCCATTGACTTCGATTGGATCGACGAGATGGTGCAACAGCGAAACTGCAACGAACTGATGCATAAGAATAAGCGAAAGAAGTCTAAGAAGGTGGAGGGCCTGGACGCCGACCAATTGGATGCCAAATCCTTTGGCTACGACAATGACAAGGCTAAATTGAAATGCAAGGAAGCCGACGACAACGATGAGAAAGTCGTTAAATGTTTGTACTACTCACTGATGTGCTGCGACTGTACTATATCTTAA